From the genome of Pukyongia salina, one region includes:
- a CDS encoding FecR family protein, translated as MKKKDLISKWLNFNLSDEELETFNNLDVSSSYHRIDRAAKHFKAPDFDRESSYYRLEKKLGTKRSSRKINYYVSGIAATLIVAFGLFYFLNNSSDVEYLAANSETTQFILPDNSEVVLNSGSSVSFNQKNWAKERQLKLDGEAYFKVAKGETFTVYTSQGSVSVLGTQFKVNDRKDYFEVSCYEGLVKVIYQGKEQHLSAGKVFKAFDDRFVDETTSASKPAWLEQKSTFKSIPYRFVLQELERQFDIVISGAGTDYDTLFTGSFNNENLETALQAVTIPLNLSYSINGKNVVLKINQQ; from the coding sequence ATGAAAAAGAAGGATTTAATTTCTAAATGGTTAAACTTTAACCTTAGTGATGAGGAACTGGAAACATTTAACAACTTAGATGTTTCCTCTTCCTATCACCGTATAGACCGGGCTGCTAAACACTTCAAAGCGCCGGATTTCGACCGAGAATCAAGCTATTACCGTCTTGAGAAAAAGCTAGGAACCAAGAGGTCTTCACGAAAGATAAACTACTATGTTTCCGGTATTGCCGCGACTCTAATTGTTGCATTTGGACTATTCTATTTTCTCAATAATTCATCGGATGTGGAATATCTCGCGGCCAACAGTGAGACCACCCAATTCATTTTACCGGACAATTCAGAAGTTGTTCTAAATTCCGGATCCTCCGTCTCATTCAACCAAAAAAATTGGGCTAAAGAACGCCAGCTCAAACTGGATGGAGAAGCCTATTTTAAAGTAGCTAAAGGCGAAACTTTTACCGTTTATACATCGCAGGGTAGCGTTTCGGTGCTGGGAACACAATTCAAGGTGAACGACCGAAAAGATTATTTCGAGGTAAGCTGCTACGAGGGATTAGTGAAGGTAATATACCAGGGAAAAGAACAACATCTTTCGGCGGGAAAGGTCTTTAAAGCTTTTGATGATCGGTTTGTGGATGAAACTACCTCAGCGAGTAAACCCGCCTGGCTTGAACAAAAATCTACTTTTAAGAGTATACCTTATCGCTTCGTTCTGCAGGAATTGGAGCGGCAATTCGATATTGTGATTTCGGGAGCAGGAACAGACTATGACACCTTGTTTACCGGAAGTTTCAACAACGAAAACCTCGAAACTGCCTTGCAGGCTGTTACTATTCCCCTTA
- a CDS encoding RNA polymerase sigma factor, which translates to MPTPLFKNVCDEQFFSKLYDQYSKDLHDFIYYKYGEHFDPEDKVHEAFIKLWKNCKRVAPDKAKSFLFTVINNITLNDIKHKKVVLKHQKLKPKEHTHETPQFIMEETEYLEKYQAALAKLPEGQRVAFLLNRVEGKRHKEIAEMLNISRKAVEKRIYTALEKLRREIDGI; encoded by the coding sequence ATGCCCACACCTCTTTTCAAGAATGTCTGCGACGAGCAGTTCTTTTCGAAATTGTATGACCAATATTCGAAGGATCTTCACGACTTCATCTATTACAAATATGGAGAGCATTTCGATCCTGAAGATAAGGTGCATGAGGCATTTATAAAGCTCTGGAAAAATTGTAAGCGTGTGGCTCCGGATAAAGCGAAAAGCTTCCTATTTACCGTGATTAATAATATTACGCTCAATGATATAAAACACAAAAAAGTGGTTTTAAAGCACCAAAAATTAAAACCAAAAGAGCATACCCACGAAACTCCTCAGTTCATTATGGAGGAAACAGAATATCTGGAAAAATATCAGGCAGCCCTGGCAAAATTACCCGAAGGACAGCGGGTTGCATTTCTACTTAATCGCGTGGAAGGGAAGCGGCATAAGGAAATTGCCGAAATGCTCAATATCTCGCGAAAGGCTGTTGAAAAAAGGATTTATACCGCCCTGGAAAAACTGCGGCGGGAAATTGATGGAATTTAA
- a CDS encoding fasciclin domain-containing protein yields the protein MKNLLKLSLIVFLTVFATSCSDDDNGDVNAGEVTIAAFVQNNPDYSSMQAALVRTGLVETLDGSTEYTVFAPNNVAFEAFLNANGFASLDDVPVDVLTNVLLNHVVPGNNDSASLSTGYINSLATFGTTTNNLSLYVDTSAGVRINNEASVTTPDVAVSNGVIHAVDAVIGIPTIVTQATANSGFSILVEALIAASDANIDYVALLSGTASSPFTVFAPDNAAFNNLLTTLGYSSLSDIPQPVLQLVLNYHVLAGVNVRAEDLTDGQTATTFQGEDITISLANGPQIIDATGMPANISVTNVQTSNGVIHAIDKVLLPQEVIDIVDPTIAGLAMMTADLSSLAEALTITGLDTVLDDRNAEFTVFAPVNSAFDLFLTANGFASLSDVPVDVLTQVILNHALTGTVLSSSLSTSYTSTLATYGTSANNLSLYINTESGVTLNGISTVTTADINAANGVVHIVDSVIALPTVVTFAVADPTFGTLVSALTRPDQPDFVSVLSTANGTSPAPFTVFAPTNTAFEDLLTELGISSLDDIDTATLTATLNTHVIAGANVREENLVDGTVSTLGDDIVINATNATITDQNGRISNIIVTNVQAANGVVHAIDKVLLPQ from the coding sequence ATGAAAAATCTTTTGAAATTATCGCTAATAGTTTTTCTTACGGTTTTTGCTACTTCCTGTAGCGATGACGATAACGGCGATGTAAACGCTGGAGAAGTAACTATCGCTGCTTTTGTGCAGAACAATCCGGATTACTCATCAATGCAAGCGGCTCTAGTGCGCACAGGACTGGTGGAAACTCTGGATGGAAGTACAGAATACACAGTTTTTGCACCAAATAATGTAGCATTCGAAGCTTTCTTAAATGCTAACGGTTTCGCCAGTCTGGATGATGTACCGGTAGATGTGCTTACCAATGTCCTGTTAAATCACGTTGTCCCTGGCAATAATGATTCGGCTAGCTTAAGTACCGGATATATTAATTCTCTGGCCACGTTCGGGACAACCACTAATAATCTAAGTCTTTATGTGGATACAAGTGCCGGTGTGCGTATTAATAATGAAGCATCTGTCACCACTCCCGATGTAGCTGTTAGTAACGGGGTTATTCACGCTGTAGATGCAGTTATCGGAATACCTACAATAGTAACCCAGGCAACAGCGAACTCTGGATTTTCTATTCTGGTTGAAGCTTTAATTGCTGCATCCGACGCCAACATCGATTATGTGGCATTATTGTCAGGAACGGCATCATCACCCTTTACCGTATTTGCTCCAGACAATGCCGCATTCAACAATCTACTTACAACACTAGGATATTCATCCTTAAGCGACATACCGCAACCGGTTCTTCAGCTTGTATTGAACTATCACGTTCTGGCTGGTGTCAATGTCCGAGCCGAAGATCTAACCGACGGACAGACGGCTACAACCTTCCAGGGTGAGGATATTACTATTTCACTTGCTAATGGTCCTCAGATCATCGATGCTACGGGAATGCCTGCTAATATTTCGGTTACCAATGTTCAAACCTCTAATGGTGTGATCCATGCCATTGATAAGGTTCTACTACCACAAGAAGTTATAGACATAGTGGATCCTACAATTGCAGGATTGGCCATGATGACTGCCGATTTATCTTCACTAGCTGAGGCGCTTACCATAACAGGACTTGATACTGTATTGGATGACAGAAATGCCGAATTCACAGTTTTTGCACCTGTTAATTCCGCTTTCGATTTATTCCTCACAGCTAATGGGTTCGCCAGCCTGTCCGATGTCCCGGTAGATGTACTCACTCAGGTAATCCTCAATCATGCCTTGACAGGAACTGTGTTATCCTCAAGTTTAAGTACGTCTTATACTTCGACACTGGCTACTTACGGAACGTCTGCCAATAACTTGAGTTTGTATATAAATACGGAAAGTGGAGTTACGCTTAATGGTATCTCAACGGTTACAACCGCCGATATTAACGCTGCCAACGGGGTAGTACATATTGTGGACTCGGTAATAGCCTTGCCAACCGTCGTTACTTTTGCTGTGGCCGACCCTACCTTTGGCACATTGGTCTCTGCTCTTACCAGACCCGATCAACCCGATTTTGTTTCTGTTCTAAGTACGGCCAATGGAACAAGTCCAGCACCATTCACAGTATTCGCCCCTACAAACACGGCTTTCGAAGATCTATTAACAGAATTAGGAATTTCTAGTTTGGATGATATTGATACTGCCACCTTAACCGCTACTTTAAATACGCACGTGATCGCAGGTGCCAATGTACGCGAGGAAAACCTTGTAGACGGAACAGTTTCCACATTGGGTGACGATATAGTTATCAATGCAACTAATGCCACCATCACAGACCAGAACGGTCGTATTAGTAATATAATAGTAACCAATGTTCAGGCAGCTAACGGGGTGGTACATGCCATCGATAAAGTATTACTTCCACAATAG